A genomic window from Terriglobia bacterium includes:
- a CDS encoding hydantoinase/oxoprolinase family protein, with translation MSYRLAVDVGGTFTDLLLFNEKAGELVLAKTPSTPADPSVGVLTGIHKIAAKAGIDPNEIMLILHGTTVATNAVLEGKGARVGLLTNKGFEQILHVARGQTPGPLAGWIIMIKPDPLAPLELTRGLSARMSARGEVQTPVDEKEVRAHISELHKAGIEALTVSLINSYANHTHEQQVKKIVQEMYPDLPVTASTDILPEFREYERTLTTVMNSYLRPKMRVYLDGMKQKLKESKLKAPMHIVRSDGGVMSIEAAAERPANTLLSGPSGGGVASAYLGALAGFSNVLSFDMGGTSTDVALSRGGKPNVVRDTRVGQYPIKVPSLDVHTVGAGGGSIAHVPLTGALRVGPQSAGAEPGPAAYGKGGSEPTVTDANIVLGYLPPTLLGGEMTLDESLSGKAVQKIADAMGLSLHVAAEGIYNIVNENMFGALRLVSVQRGYDPREFALVGLGGAGPLHANALSILIGSWPSIIPPMPGVLSAQGFLHSDIKSEFSRTVIRPVSQIDLKQMRATLETLGEQAREWLNSEHIATKHQKIQFQIDMRYYRQGYEFSIDVEPGWLDSPAGVQRMIEKFRQIHYQNYSFNIDHEVEVVNLRAVAIGVVPKVEIRKHKKSGQTAAKARSGSRKIYFRGKWINAAVYDRAGLGAGCKIEGPAIVTQSDTTTLILPGHIGEVDQYLNILIWPKGKRAASRGKR, from the coding sequence ATGAGCTATCGCCTCGCCGTGGATGTGGGCGGCACCTTTACCGACCTGTTGCTATTCAATGAAAAGGCGGGCGAACTCGTCCTCGCCAAGACGCCCTCGACCCCTGCCGATCCCTCAGTGGGCGTGCTCACAGGCATCCACAAGATCGCGGCGAAGGCCGGGATTGACCCCAACGAAATCATGCTGATCCTCCACGGCACCACCGTGGCTACCAACGCCGTCCTGGAAGGCAAGGGCGCACGCGTCGGCCTCCTCACCAACAAAGGCTTCGAACAGATCCTGCACGTGGCGCGCGGGCAGACGCCCGGGCCGCTGGCCGGGTGGATCATCATGATCAAGCCGGACCCGCTGGCGCCGCTGGAGCTGACGCGGGGCCTCAGCGCGCGAATGAGCGCGCGGGGCGAAGTGCAGACGCCGGTGGACGAGAAGGAAGTGCGCGCGCACATCAGCGAGCTGCACAAAGCCGGAATCGAAGCCCTGACCGTTTCGCTGATCAACTCCTACGCCAACCACACGCACGAGCAGCAGGTGAAGAAGATCGTTCAGGAGATGTACCCGGACTTGCCGGTGACGGCTTCGACGGACATCCTGCCGGAATTCCGCGAATACGAACGGACGCTGACGACGGTGATGAACTCCTATCTGCGTCCGAAGATGCGCGTGTACCTCGACGGCATGAAGCAGAAGCTGAAAGAAAGCAAGCTGAAGGCACCGATGCACATCGTGCGCTCTGATGGCGGGGTGATGAGTATCGAGGCGGCTGCCGAGCGGCCCGCGAACACGCTGCTCTCCGGCCCTTCAGGCGGCGGCGTGGCTTCGGCGTACCTCGGAGCGCTGGCCGGCTTTTCCAACGTGCTGTCGTTCGACATGGGCGGCACGTCCACGGACGTGGCGCTCTCGCGCGGCGGCAAACCCAACGTGGTGCGCGACACCCGGGTCGGGCAGTACCCGATCAAAGTTCCCAGCCTGGACGTGCACACGGTAGGCGCGGGCGGCGGATCGATCGCGCACGTGCCGCTCACCGGAGCGTTGCGCGTGGGCCCGCAATCGGCCGGCGCGGAACCGGGCCCGGCGGCCTACGGCAAGGGCGGCAGCGAGCCGACGGTGACCGACGCCAACATCGTTTTGGGTTATCTCCCGCCCACGCTGCTGGGCGGGGAAATGACGCTGGACGAAAGCCTCTCCGGCAAAGCCGTGCAGAAGATCGCCGACGCCATGGGGCTTTCGCTGCACGTCGCGGCCGAAGGCATCTACAACATCGTCAACGAGAACATGTTCGGGGCGCTGCGTCTGGTGAGCGTGCAGCGCGGCTATGACCCGCGGGAATTCGCGTTGGTCGGACTGGGAGGCGCGGGCCCGCTGCATGCCAACGCGCTGTCGATTCTGATCGGATCGTGGCCGTCGATCATTCCGCCCATGCCCGGCGTGCTCTCCGCGCAGGGCTTCCTGCACTCGGACATCAAGAGCGAGTTTTCGCGGACGGTGATCCGGCCGGTGAGCCAGATCGACCTCAAGCAGATGCGCGCGACGCTGGAAACCCTGGGTGAGCAGGCCCGCGAATGGCTGAATTCCGAGCACATCGCCACGAAACACCAGAAGATCCAGTTTCAGATCGACATGCGCTACTACCGGCAAGGCTACGAATTTTCCATCGACGTCGAACCGGGCTGGCTGGATTCTCCCGCCGGCGTGCAGCGGATGATCGAGAAGTTCCGCCAGATTCATTACCAGAACTACTCCTTCAATATCGATCACGAAGTGGAAGTGGTGAACCTGCGGGCGGTGGCCATCGGGGTGGTGCCCAAGGTGGAGATCCGCAAACACAAGAAGTCGGGGCAGACGGCGGCCAAAGCGCGCAGCGGCTCGCGGAAGATCTACTTCCGGGGGAAGTGGATCAACGCGGCGGTGTATGACCGCGCCGGGCTCGGGGCGGGCTGCAAGATCGAAGGGCCGGCGATCGTCACGCAGAGCGACACCACGACGCTCATCCTCCCGGGGCACATCGGCGAGGTGGACCAGTACCTCAACATTCTGATCTGGCCGAAGGGCAAGCGCGCAGCTTCCCGCGGGAAACGTTAG
- a CDS encoding hydantoinase B/oxoprolinase family protein — translation MKKKAGGAGKRKLVPVDKITLDIVENALRNARFEMDTVLFRSAMSPVIREQHDGFPMICTPDGRMVVGQFGSYISGFIEGWKRGIFDGDVFLMSDPYQCKGAISHINDWMVLIPIFHGGEQVGWSSQFGHTIDVGGPVSGSLPTDATTIFGEGMRIPAVKLFERGKLNEDVLDLLLNNSRMPTMNYFDLMAIVAACRTADKRVKELCERFGTTLYLSACEALLERTHRAMAQLIVKNLPEKKISFEDYIDDDGRGNGPYKMKLTIWREGEHGHFDWTGTDPQAPGPINFFLNEEMFKMFIGVYLIMVFDPQILFNDGFYPLLHVTQPAGSLIQPKFPAALGCRTHALTRLFDVLGGALGQQAPDLTTAAGYGTSPYLLYNGTDERGEFFHLMEISFGGIPGRPFGDGMDAHSWWPLFENIPSEYLETYYPITVLEYGSLMDSGGAGFYRGGNGVHKVYRFEADGEIAIHDDRERSQPWGILGGQPGQTSTKVLLRTNGEKVNLPSKITGVKVAKGDRLIYRTAGGGGWKDPLERPAERVQADVQRRLVSHEKARSDYGVILDAKTLAPDASGTKQLREKMRRERGAVEKFTFGPVPEAIGVRKAGAGNQAAK, via the coding sequence ATGAAGAAGAAGGCGGGCGGGGCGGGCAAGCGCAAGCTTGTGCCGGTGGACAAGATCACGCTGGACATCGTGGAAAACGCGCTGCGCAACGCGCGCTTCGAGATGGACACAGTGCTGTTCCGTTCGGCGATGTCCCCGGTGATCCGCGAGCAGCACGACGGCTTCCCGATGATCTGCACGCCGGACGGGCGCATGGTTGTGGGGCAGTTCGGGTCGTACATCAGTGGGTTCATCGAGGGGTGGAAGCGCGGGATCTTTGACGGCGACGTCTTCCTGATGAGCGACCCGTACCAGTGCAAGGGCGCGATCTCGCACATCAACGACTGGATGGTGCTCATCCCGATTTTCCATGGCGGGGAGCAGGTGGGGTGGAGCTCGCAGTTCGGGCACACGATCGACGTGGGCGGGCCGGTTTCGGGGAGTTTGCCGACGGACGCGACGACGATCTTCGGCGAAGGCATGCGCATACCGGCGGTGAAGCTGTTCGAGCGCGGCAAGCTGAACGAGGACGTGCTGGACCTGCTGCTGAACAACTCGCGCATGCCGACGATGAACTATTTCGACCTGATGGCCATCGTGGCGGCGTGCCGCACGGCGGACAAGCGGGTGAAGGAGCTGTGCGAGCGCTTCGGCACAACGCTGTATCTCTCGGCCTGCGAGGCGCTGCTGGAGCGCACGCACCGGGCGATGGCGCAGCTGATCGTCAAGAACCTGCCGGAGAAGAAGATCAGCTTCGAGGATTACATTGACGACGACGGCCGGGGTAACGGGCCGTACAAGATGAAGCTGACGATCTGGCGGGAAGGCGAACACGGGCACTTCGACTGGACCGGCACGGACCCGCAAGCGCCCGGCCCGATCAACTTCTTCCTGAACGAAGAGATGTTCAAGATGTTCATCGGCGTGTACCTGATCATGGTCTTCGACCCGCAGATTCTTTTCAACGACGGGTTTTACCCGCTGCTGCACGTCACGCAGCCCGCGGGCAGCCTCATTCAGCCGAAGTTTCCGGCGGCGCTGGGCTGCCGGACGCACGCGCTGACGCGGCTCTTCGACGTGCTGGGCGGGGCGCTGGGGCAGCAGGCGCCGGACCTGACCACGGCGGCCGGGTACGGCACATCGCCGTACCTGCTCTATAACGGCACGGACGAGCGCGGCGAATTCTTCCACCTGATGGAGATCAGTTTCGGGGGGATCCCGGGCCGCCCGTTTGGCGACGGGATGGACGCGCACTCCTGGTGGCCGCTGTTCGAAAACATTCCCAGCGAGTATCTGGAGACCTATTACCCGATCACGGTCCTGGAGTACGGCTCGCTCATGGATTCCGGTGGAGCTGGTTTTTACCGCGGGGGCAACGGGGTGCACAAGGTCTACCGCTTCGAGGCCGACGGGGAGATCGCGATTCATGATGACCGGGAGCGCTCGCAGCCGTGGGGGATTCTCGGCGGACAGCCGGGGCAGACGAGCACGAAGGTGCTGCTGCGGACGAACGGGGAAAAGGTCAACCTGCCGTCGAAGATCACCGGGGTGAAGGTTGCGAAGGGCGACCGGCTGATCTACCGCACGGCGGGTGGAGGCGGGTGGAAGGACCCGCTGGAGCGGCCGGCGGAGCGGGTGCAGGCGGACGTGCAGCGGCGGCTGGTGTCGCACGAAAAGGCGCGCAGCGATTACGGGGTGATCCTCGATGCGAAAACGCTGGCGCCGGATGCCAGCGGAACAAAGCAACTGCGGGAAAAGATGCGCAGGGAACGCGGTGCGGTGGAGAAGTTCACGTTCGGGCCGGTACCCGAGGCGATCGGCGTGCGCAAAGCCGGCGCCGGGAATCAGGCGGCGAAGTAA
- a CDS encoding CoA transferase — translation MDDTTSNPKSGGAKHKAKPLEGLKVLEMGQLLAGPFASVMLAWFGAEVIKIEPPGIGDPLRTWRAMHKGTALWWYILGRNKKCVTLNLRTPKGHDIVRELVKDMDVVLENFKPGTMEKWGLGYEDLKKINPKIIMARISGWGQTGPYSHKPGFASVAEGVGGLRYVNGFPDRPPVRPNLSLGDSLAGLHAALGILMAVYHRDVKGTGQGQMVDVAIYEAVYNMMEGIVPEYDKAGVIRQREGTRLSGIVPTGTYPCKDDIYIIIGGNSDSIFKRMMLAMGRPDMAADPRFEHNNDRAQHVEEIDQAIENWTRQHPSEEVVRILEGATVPVGPIYSVADMLKDPHFQARGLFEDVDLGDGDTVKLPTLVPKLSETPGGMDWVGPALGAHNREVYSGMLGYTDEQLKQLKDEGVI, via the coding sequence ATGGACGATACGACAAGCAATCCGAAAAGCGGGGGCGCGAAACACAAGGCGAAGCCGCTGGAAGGCCTGAAAGTGCTGGAGATGGGCCAGTTGCTGGCGGGGCCGTTCGCCTCGGTGATGCTGGCGTGGTTCGGGGCCGAGGTGATCAAGATCGAGCCGCCGGGCATCGGGGATCCGCTGCGCACGTGGCGGGCGATGCACAAGGGCACGGCGCTGTGGTGGTACATCCTGGGGCGGAATAAGAAGTGCGTGACGCTGAATCTGCGCACGCCCAAGGGCCACGACATCGTGCGCGAGCTAGTGAAGGACATGGACGTGGTCCTGGAGAATTTCAAGCCGGGAACGATGGAGAAGTGGGGCCTGGGCTATGAGGACCTGAAGAAGATCAACCCGAAGATCATCATGGCGCGGATTTCCGGCTGGGGACAGACGGGGCCGTATTCGCACAAGCCGGGGTTTGCGTCGGTGGCGGAAGGCGTGGGCGGGCTGCGGTATGTGAACGGGTTCCCGGACCGGCCGCCGGTGCGGCCGAATCTGAGCCTTGGGGATTCGCTGGCGGGGTTGCACGCAGCGCTGGGGATCCTGATGGCGGTGTATCACCGGGACGTGAAGGGCACGGGGCAGGGGCAGATGGTGGACGTGGCCATCTACGAAGCTGTGTACAACATGATGGAAGGAATAGTGCCGGAGTACGACAAGGCCGGCGTGATCCGGCAGCGCGAGGGCACGCGACTGAGCGGGATCGTGCCGACGGGGACGTATCCTTGCAAGGACGACATCTACATCATCATCGGCGGAAACAGCGACAGCATCTTCAAACGCATGATGCTGGCCATGGGGCGGCCGGATATGGCCGCGGACCCGCGCTTCGAGCACAACAACGACAGGGCGCAGCATGTGGAGGAGATCGATCAGGCCATCGAGAACTGGACGCGGCAGCATCCTTCAGAAGAGGTGGTGCGTATCCTCGAGGGAGCCACGGTGCCGGTGGGGCCGATCTATTCCGTGGCGGACATGCTGAAGGATCCGCACTTCCAGGCGCGCGGGCTGTTCGAGGACGTGGACTTGGGCGACGGGGACACGGTGAAGCTGCCGACGCTGGTGCCCAAGTTGAGCGAAACGCCTGGGGGCATGGACTGGGTGGGGCCGGCGTTGGGAGCGCACAACCGCGAGGTGTATAGCGGAATGCTGGGGTATACGGACGAGCAGTTAAAGCAGTTGAAGGACGAAGGGGTCATCTGA
- a CDS encoding GntR family transcriptional regulator — protein sequence MEFILDAHSTLPPHLQLQEQIKLALLLGRLRPGDTLPSIRDVEKQTRLSRNIVRKAYLGLQRSGILSLRHGKGVLVEKDLSYSERGSIMEQCESLSTEILSRVERLGITPSAFARYLYQQARERERTLPSLVFVDASESTARQRAAKISSYWHVNVPGLSMDELAALQSSGLKGIRTILTNYLRLDQVRQIVGRDRADVIPLSLVFTPEMREQFRKLPANANVVLVVDDRDHPSLTLILESYRKILVESSVKMVAIRKSEIPDLEKFVRSGKYQLVIFSNRIWNQVPDKVKKLPRVTRPLMDMDLSSLESVRIRAGVVL from the coding sequence ATGGAATTTATTCTTGATGCCCACAGCACCCTGCCGCCTCATCTCCAGCTCCAGGAGCAGATCAAGCTCGCCTTGCTCCTCGGCCGCCTGCGCCCCGGCGATACCCTGCCCTCCATCCGCGACGTTGAGAAACAGACCCGTCTCAGCCGCAACATCGTCCGCAAGGCCTATCTCGGCCTGCAGCGCTCCGGCATCCTTAGCCTGCGCCACGGCAAGGGCGTCCTCGTCGAAAAGGACCTCAGCTACAGCGAGCGTGGCAGCATCATGGAGCAGTGCGAAAGCCTCTCCACGGAAATTCTCTCCCGCGTCGAGCGCCTGGGCATCACTCCCTCGGCCTTCGCCCGCTACCTCTACCAGCAGGCCCGCGAGCGCGAGCGCACCCTGCCCTCGCTCGTCTTCGTCGACGCCTCCGAATCCACCGCCCGCCAGCGCGCCGCCAAGATCTCTTCCTACTGGCACGTCAACGTCCCCGGCCTCTCCATGGACGAACTGGCAGCCCTGCAATCCTCCGGTCTCAAGGGCATCCGCACCATCCTGACCAACTACCTGCGCCTCGATCAGGTGCGCCAGATCGTCGGCCGCGACCGGGCCGACGTCATTCCCCTCAGCCTGGTCTTCACCCCGGAAATGCGCGAGCAGTTCCGCAAGCTCCCCGCCAACGCAAATGTCGTCCTGGTCGTGGACGACCGCGACCACCCCTCCCTCACTCTCATCCTCGAAAGCTACCGCAAGATCCTCGTGGAATCCTCGGTGAAAATGGTCGCCATCCGCAAAAGCGAAATCCCCGATCTGGAAAAATTCGTGCGCTCCGGAAAATACCAGCTGGTCATCTTCAGCAACCGCATCTGGAATCAGGTGCCCGACAAGGTGAAGAAGCTCCCCCGCGTCACCCGCCCCTTGATGGACATGGACCTGTCCTCGCTCGAAAGCGTGCGCATCCGCGCCGGCGTGGTCCTCTGA
- a CDS encoding hydroxymethylglutaryl-CoA lyase: MSASSRVTIVEVGPRDGLQLEKSFVPTARKIELINALTRAGIRRMEVTSFVSPKVIPQLSDAAAVMAGIERVAGGVCVALVPNLKGTERALACGADSVKIVICTSDTYNRRNVGMSLEDSLKSCVEVLAAARQAGKIAEVVIGLSFGCPLEGPVPEDKVIALAGRVAEMGYTEISIADSMGLANPRQVRSMMRRLRREYPQAHFSLHLHDTRGLGLANVLVAWEEGIDMFDASVGGLGGSAVVVAGATGNITTEDLVNMFQEMGVETGVDMGKLQGAARLAQEIIGRPLPSHILNNGTPAQFYQRVREDEARKAAQGS, encoded by the coding sequence ATGAGCGCATCCTCCCGAGTCACGATCGTGGAAGTGGGGCCGCGCGACGGCCTGCAGCTGGAGAAGTCCTTTGTGCCCACGGCGCGGAAGATTGAGTTGATCAACGCGCTGACGCGGGCGGGGATCCGGCGCATGGAAGTGACCTCGTTCGTGAGCCCCAAGGTGATCCCGCAGTTGAGCGATGCCGCGGCGGTGATGGCGGGGATCGAGCGCGTGGCGGGCGGCGTCTGCGTGGCGCTGGTGCCGAATTTGAAAGGGACGGAGCGCGCGCTGGCCTGCGGCGCGGACTCCGTAAAGATCGTCATCTGCACGAGCGACACCTACAACCGGCGAAATGTGGGGATGTCGCTGGAGGATTCGCTGAAGAGCTGCGTGGAGGTGCTGGCGGCGGCGCGGCAAGCGGGAAAAATCGCGGAAGTGGTGATCGGGCTGTCGTTCGGCTGCCCCCTGGAAGGGCCCGTGCCGGAGGATAAGGTGATCGCACTGGCGGGCCGTGTGGCGGAGATGGGCTACACGGAAATCTCCATTGCTGATTCCATGGGTCTGGCAAATCCCCGACAGGTGCGGAGCATGATGCGGCGACTGCGGCGGGAATATCCGCAGGCCCATTTTTCGCTGCATCTGCACGATACGCGCGGGCTGGGTCTGGCCAACGTGCTAGTGGCCTGGGAAGAGGGTATCGACATGTTCGATGCCTCGGTGGGCGGGCTGGGCGGCTCGGCTGTGGTGGTGGCGGGAGCGACGGGAAACATCACGACGGAAGACCTGGTGAACATGTTCCAGGAGATGGGCGTGGAGACAGGCGTGGACATGGGCAAGCTGCAGGGAGCGGCGCGGCTGGCGCAGGAGATCATCGGACGGCCGCTGCCGAGCCACATCCTGAACAACGGGACACCGGCGCAGTTCTACCAGCGGGTGCGGGAAGACGAGGCGCGGAAGGCCGCGCAGGGGAGCTGA
- a CDS encoding isochorismatase family protein, giving the protein MSGSGYNEMRSFYEKRGLAGRVGFGSAPAVLVVDFYRGSLDAQSPLGCDLEKPLAATVRILEAARQAHVPVLFTVVEYSADLHEGGHFFAKVPSLKILVVGSRWVELDPRLGRRADEPVIKKHYASAFFRTDLAERLRALGVDTVIVTGCTTSGCVRATVVDALQNGLRAIVPEEAVGDRAEAAHAASLFDMDAKYGDVVALAAVLEYLGRLGKKEGQKIRSGAQ; this is encoded by the coding sequence ATGAGCGGTAGCGGCTACAACGAGATGCGCAGCTTTTACGAGAAGCGCGGGCTGGCGGGCCGGGTGGGCTTCGGCAGCGCGCCGGCGGTGCTGGTGGTGGATTTTTACCGCGGCTCGCTCGATGCGCAGTCGCCGCTGGGGTGCGACCTGGAGAAGCCGCTGGCGGCGACCGTGCGGATTCTGGAAGCGGCGCGGCAGGCGCATGTGCCGGTGCTGTTCACGGTGGTGGAATACAGCGCGGATTTGCACGAAGGCGGCCATTTTTTCGCGAAGGTGCCGAGCCTGAAGATACTGGTGGTGGGGTCACGATGGGTGGAACTGGATCCGCGGTTGGGGCGGCGGGCGGACGAGCCGGTGATCAAAAAGCATTATGCTTCGGCATTTTTCAGGACGGATCTGGCGGAGCGGCTGCGCGCGCTGGGAGTGGATACGGTGATCGTGACGGGGTGCACGACGAGCGGCTGCGTACGGGCCACGGTGGTGGATGCGCTGCAGAACGGATTGCGGGCGATCGTGCCGGAAGAGGCCGTGGGGGACCGCGCGGAAGCGGCGCATGCGGCCAGTCTTTTTGACATGGATGCGAAATACGGCGATGTGGTGGCATTGGCGGCGGTGCTGGAGTATCTCGGGCGGCTGGGGAAAAAAGAGGGGCAAAAGATTCGTTCAGGCGCGCAGTAA